The genomic DNA AGTAAAGTTGTGTCTATCTGACAGTTTATATTGTTGGTatcctcattttttttaaagtccatCTCCCCTTCCCCAGACGGCAGACACATACATGGTCCAGGTGTACAACCTCACCCTGCTGTGCTCAGAAGAGTACATCATAGAGCCTCAATCAGTCCAGTTCCTGGTGCAGCATGGATTTGATTTTAACAAGCAGTATGCTCAAGGGATCCCGTACTGCAAGGGCAATAGTAAGGTGATGACGCAGTGTGTTGTGATGTACTGTACGTTCTAGATCCATTGTTTCAGCTTCTGTACCAATTTTTTCCAACTTCTCCCTCGACATGACTTGTTTCATCTTGGATTCCCTTATttctttaatgaatgaatgagtgaatatttCTTTAATGTGTACTGAATGACTTGTGTTCATGAGTGACTTCTTTTAAGCCACTGTGGATGAAGGGCTTTCAATGTGGACTTGAATAATTACTGGaacctttaaaatgtttgagCTTATTGTGACTCAGCCTGCTGTATTATAATTCATACATTTGTAGTGCTACATTAAGTTACTCTCTATTCTGATTAATATTGACTAAACACTTTAGTGTTGTGTTAAAAGATTATTCTAGGAAATGGATTATTTCTCTTTggttttatcatttcatttctaGTCTTGTCTCTCTCCCTGCTTTATTAGGTCGGATCAGATGACCGAGGAGTCCACATTCGGGTTTTATTCACAGAACTGCTGCGAGCTAAGAAACCCCTGGTGCTCCAcaatggcctcattgacataGTCTTCCTCTACCAGGTATAACTGAGTTATTAGGTCTTAAtgttcagtttcattttctgtctgtttttgatgTCAGTCATGCCTCAGTAATTTCACATATTGAGTCATAAATGCTGAATGAAGAGTAAAAGTCAAGACACTTATCAACTTATGTAGTCATTGCATgtttgaagctgctgcagttAGATTGAACTATtttgatgtaaatattttttaaaaatcaccaaAAGTATTGGAGgaaatgtaatatatattttaaattaattattaacatttaCATGATTAAACACAAATTGAAGATTAATTATTTCTGCCAACACATTTTGAAGAGTTTATGTGATCACCTAtgattgtctgtttgttgactTGTAGTTTACCTCGAAAAGTTATCAACATATTTTGACGAGATTCTCTGTGGTTGTTGAAGTGAAGGAAAAGTTTTACAAAATTTTGGGGTGATTGTGCTTTTGATAGAGTTTTTATGCACATCTACCTGAACGCTTGGCCACCTTCACGGCAGACCTGTCTGAGATGTTTCCTGCAGGTATCTACGACACCAAATATATAACTGAGTTTGAGCTTCGTCTCACCGCGTCCTATCTGGAGTATGCCTACAAGAAATGGTGAGTTGTGATTTATAAAATAGACCGTAGAAATTAGTGGTGGACACATGACACACTCTATCAACTATGACATCAGAGGGATTGTTCAGGAGCTAGATCAATCTTGTGATGATTAACTGTCTGACAATTACTTCTGTTCTGGTCTAAACAAACCCTTCATTGTGGttcaaatgtgaaattattACAGTTATAGATGCTATTTTGACCCTCTGCTAACTGCTAATAATTAAAACTGGGGTGCAGATGGGGGAGTGTAACAGCATAtagaaaaccacaaaaaaaggCATTAAGTTCATAAAAACGATGCTGAAAAGAATTATTCTGTGAGTGGGACATGTTACATAAGAGTTTCTATCCACATGGAAACGTTTCCCATTTACTAGACTGTTACCTTACATTTTGGGAATTATAAACatcttatttattcagtttttaaaaacattcagatttcCAGTTCATAACAAATGCACTTAATATGAACAACTTAAAAAGCATCTTTCTAAACATCGTTCAATAAGGAGATGCATCAGCAGCAGGGGGTCTGGAGTATTTCATGCTTGTTATAGATGCCTTTGTAAAAAGTAGAAAgtgcatacagtacattatgtggggttattgttttttctttttttgctttatgtattattttcaaTAACAGGCCATTGTGGACTACTGTTTTGCATCATTGTCATTTTGATGTCATAATTAGTCCTGTTGTCCATCTCCCCTCCAGTAAGCTGGATTGCAGCCGCCGTGTGACTTCTGGAGGGACCGGGCCTCAGCTCCATGTAGAATTCTTCCAATATAGTGGTCACATGTCCAGCTATGTGGACTACAGATTGTGTCCTGCTGTGGCTTTTCTGGGGGGGCAGGCTGACATCTGCCAGCGCTTCTCTGTGAGTctcaaaacataatggtgatttgcgggtttgaaatttaagtggagaaatggagaaattgtgaatatttttgttgaatggaagtacatttaaagcttgcgtcccagagGCGCACGCTGTGTGACGCAAAGGatgcaaacaagaacactggTGGATTCAGTTTTACTTAAAACTGAAGGAAAGGTAGATTATGATGATCTATTAGAACAGCTGATCCAATTGGTGTCTTTCTgcttgtgcatgtttgtctgacAGGCTTTTGGATGGTGTCCTAATGGCGCCCAGTGTCCGCTGTCCCATGACACCGACCTGATTGTGCTCCAGGATGAAAAACGCACaggtaaaaaaaggaaaaagagagcTAGGGACAAGGCAACAAAGGGCACATCCACTTCTGAAGACCCCCCCAAAAACAAATTGCCTCATATGGATTTGGATCCTGAAGGTGTTCCAGATATCCAGGAAATGGCTGAGTCATGTCTACAACGTCAGCTTCCAATGGACACTGATGGAATTGCCCAACAAAATCAAGGGGAGGACACAAAGGCGGACAGCGAGGGGATGGGAGTGTGTGAAGATGACACAGAATTAGACAAATCTACATCATCCACCAAAACTGATGTTACCAACACAAAAACCAACTGCATagaaaacagagcagaagacagaGGGCTAGGAGACAATCCTGTTCATCCATTAAAGGCTGATTATCAGAAGACAAAAGCAGACTCAGGGACACACCGTGCCGGGTTTGACGCCTTCATGACGGGATACATCTTTGCTTACGCTTGCACACTTGAGATGGAGGAAGTGAACagtaaagagagagagcaacCGTCACTGCTTCCTTCATCTCTCAATAAGGTGTACCTCAGTGGGAAGGCAGCTCCTCTCAACGTGGTCAAAAGCACCTTCTCCAAATCATCCAAGGCCCACATGCAAAAGATGGAGATGGTGTGGGGGGAGAGAGTGTAGCGTGGGGACTATTATTATGTTCACTCATTTATGTTGTTGCTTTGCAAGCAGTGTGGTAACCACCACCGGTCTGGTCTAGACTGAAACATTGCAGCAACTGAATAAACTTCTGTTTAATTTTGTGTGAATATTCCAGAGGATgaatttattagttttattgaCACCCCACACCATCATTGTCAGTATGGAAGAAATCTGTTGTCTTTCAAagaataggggggggggggggggggtttggttaatgttttttacattcatGATCATAGGGAAATGAAACGTCAGATTTCATTGtaatgttttgatttgtttctccTGCTCCCATGTATCGAGTTACTCCACAGTCTACCGTGGGTTTCTTATTTACGCATCCTTCACTCACAGCGAAGGATGGCAGTAATGAACTGCAGTCCAGAGGCAGCTCTTTCATCGGCTGTGACTGTGACCTTCTGAGGTTTCTCATGAAGCTTactttaatttgcatttatcCACCAGTTTTGATTTTGCAATGTGAGCAGGTTCTGAAGGGACTAATAAACTGATGCGCGTCAagaatcattttgtctttttccagACATTACGGTACTTAAAAGAATGAAATTGAACTGGTAACCCATACTTTGTTTGTATGGCTGTTAAGAAAAAGCCTTTTAGTTTTAAAGGCTGTGATTTCCTTAGAATAAGTTGCTGCTAAACTTTAATGCATCTGTCAAGCAGACGATCGGTAATTGGGCCTTGGGAAAGTCTGCCAACATTCTTGCAGCACCTAACTGCACTGATCATTttaagtttattattttatatcataCAGTTTGTGATTTTCAACACCAGCAGTCATGTTGTTACTGAAGATCACTTTAATCAAATTGAAATGAACAGcataatttgaatttgaatagcATACTTTcctattttgtttcattttcacacacaaaaaaagtgtgCTGTCACATTCTCCCTTTATTGCACCAGAGCCATGTTGGCTTGAGtcacaaacactgaaataatacattttttccagATTACTTAGAAAATAGCCAAAGAATATCTATAAAAATGGCATCCATAAAACCCACAGCTTGAAAtccaacaaattaaaatttacagatttttttaaatgcatgtttgtgaaaataaaaccaatttgacatttacaaaaaagcTAAGAATTTAAAATGGTTATATAACCTTCCCAAAATTAATTTTGTGGGCACATcgtgtaaatatgtattttaaatataatactTCATGCAATGGAGTTATGTGGTTAGGATGCAGTTACACAACATATTAACACATTTTCCCCCCACCCGGTCATTTCCATACAtcaatcctgtttttttttttcttttttagaaaataattatattgtACAAGGGAGATGAACAGTTGTCAAAATCTACACCACACACATTTCTAGATTACAACACAaatgatgttttaaaaaagttagAATAGAAGGTCAATTGTCTGTGTCATCAGAGGCATTTCCAGAGGGAATCCTAATTGCTGGTTTGTGTGCCCAATTTAAGTTGTCATAATGATGCTGTATTATAAAAAGTGTGAGGCCACAtattcaacaaataaacaaattccTAACCTTACCAGATTAAAGGTGGAAGAAGGAAAATCGGAAGCAAATAGTTTTTTCGGCGTGTTAAATCAGTCATAAGATGGTGTTATTCACAGGCCCAACAAAACAAACTTGATCCATCAGTTAATAGACTGGAATCTATTTTGGGGTTATGTGCTGGTGTTTATAGGTCTGCACTGGTAAATATGTTTAGagtggtatatacagtatttctcttAATTACAACAAAGCAGTGAGGCAACAAAGGTCTGTCAGGCTGTCAGAGCTGATGGGAATGATGATCCCAAACATAAAGGgaagcaataaaaacataatcaaTGCTGGCCTGATCACCACTGATCCAAACCTGTCAACGCCGCAGGATGTCATATCACACCTCTAAAAGATAAAATGAGTCAAATACAAAAATCTTAAGATGCACAGACAGGAGATGCAGAGTTAAGATAACACTGCAGTGCAAATCTGAGGACACGTGTTCCTGAGAACCAACATCCAAGTTAAGATGGGGATCTTCTGCAAGGACTGACCCGGGAAATCACAAACCTCACACAGGCTTGGAGATTGTTAAGTCAACTTACACTGTTTCTGCACCTCCAGTAATGTCCAAAGTAAAGGACAGTGAAATATGGATTGTGCTACAACTGACATATCTATGGCTACAGCGACCACTAATTCTATGGGCGAAATACACAAGCATTGGAACCGGAACTTTCTTTTTACTGAAATgttgaatgaaattaaaattcacaTTGGTGAGGTTTTAATCAGAGGTGCTGAgtcaggtttaaaaaaaaacatcttaaacgcaactcagacacacaccactTCATCACTCGGACACTTTAGCTGTCTCAAAGTTGACGGCTAACTTCCTGTGTTTCTTCTTGGAGGCGGAGcctggtgtgtgtgctgttgaAGGTGTGTTTTGTCGAGGGTGTGGGATTGGGGCTGCCTTCACAGTGGAAGCTGTTGCTGGAGTGGGACTGGATGAGGACGGCTTGCTGTCTGAAGCGTGTTGGTGTGGGTGGTCAACCTCATCGCTTTGAGTCTGTGATTGGCCAGGGGGCTGGTTCTGGGCTCGCTGTGATTGGCGTCTGGCTGCAGTTTGGCTGGCGCTGTAAAATTGTCGTGTTTCCTGGTTCTTCTTGTTGGCCGATGCTCTCTTCTTCGTCACCTGTttgtggtcacacacacacacacacacacacacacacacacacacacacacacacacacacacacacatacacacacctgggTGAATGTCGGCTTGTGTTTTCAAGGACTTTGAATCATTTGACATGGTCTAATAAGGAGGGGTCAGATACAGTCTGTCAGAAGGAAGTCTGTCAACTGCAGCGTGCTGCTGCCTTTTATCTTGTATCATCTGTATACTCTACCTGCAATGGAATAAACTGGTTGTGTGAGCCTATGGGTAGCGATGATGCCGGCTGGTGATGGGCAGCGCCAGGAAATGTTCCAGATGATCCGTAGAAGGGTTGGTTCTGGAggtggtgaggaagacatgTCATTCCCCACAGAGAGGCAGGCGCGTAGCCCTGAGGTGGCAACAGGAGACCACCTAGACGAGGAAAATGATGAGACATCAGCACATGAGAGGTTGCAACTCATTTAGCCTTATGGCTTTAATTTAAGTCTGTCTGTTGTGACAGGTGAAACATTTGAGAACAGACAAATGCAAGGTTTTATGTTTTAACATCTGTAGTTCAACAAATGTCAAGAGGGTAAACTCAGAGGAAAGCAGAGCTGCAGCCTCTGCCCCAACGTCAGTAACGAATGCTCAATAGTCAGGATGACCAACCTTGCTGGTTGAAGACAGGGGCCATGGCTCCAATGGGTGCAGTTGGTATCTGACCCATTCCTGGGTAcagagaaggggggagggggaagCCTGATCCCACTGAGCTCTTCAGAAAAGAAGGAGgacacagacaggcagatgaGCATCAGTTATACAATTGAACAAGAAAATCGATGGCACTTTGTCATCCattacagcatcgtctggaATCCATGTTCTCTGGAACATTTACGGTGGTATTCAGACATTCAGGTTCTTAAACAAAaatttttaatgtaaagatATTTTGAGTGGAACCGGGATAGATTTTATCCAGATTTGGAAACCATGTGTCTATTAGCAAGTGTTGCTAATATTTTGATCCACTATTAAAATGCACAGATCTGTTGTAATTAGACTTTTTGATTGATTTCTGATCAATTTATATACAAGCCAGTAGGTAACAGTTATTTATGAGCCAGGCAAAAAAAGGGCACCATCTCctataattaaaatgaatcttctttgtcctcttttggacagaagtcaCTATAGTCTATAAAGCATTGACAGCCTGTATCAGACAATCTGCTCTTGATTATGACACAAATTATTCTAATAAACATTTTCTCACGGGTCTGATGAACAATGATTAGTGATCTAATATGTACCAGTCTCTGGAGAGCAAAGAAGGCAGCTTTCTCCTTGGCATCATTTTCTGATTGGCACTGTGGACCGTGAACCATCAGCCCATTGGACAGCCGCACCTGACACACCACGAGACCCTGTGGACATAGGACAATCTTAGCGCATGTGTGTTCACACCCATAACTGATAATTCATACTTATAGTGACCCCAGatgacaaaataatttcaaagtAAGTTTTACATGTGTTGCTTCGTTAAGCATGCATTACCTGTCTGTTGCTTATGTAGGTGTACTCGGGTGCTGCCATTCCTAACCCAATGCACACCCGCCCGAGATCTGACACCTTACTGGGCAACACAGTACTGGAGGGGTTAGATGATGAGGTCGATGGGGGGAAAGCTAATGAAGCTCCATCACTGTGAGGGGGGGCGTTCATATTTGCAGCTGGAGAAAGACAAAACGGAgagaaagctaaaaaaaaaaaaagcttgcttCTGTATTTCGCCTCAGTCTGTGACTCTACCTACATTTAatttgcctctgtgtgtgtgtgtgtgtgtgtgtgtgtgtgtgtgtgtgtagtaacCAGTTGTGTACCTAGTTTCTTGGATGATCTTCTCCTACTCTGTTGCTGGCCACCAGTGGCGGCGCTGGTACCCGCCTCTTGTAAAGAGGGACTTCCTGTTCCAGCGCCATCAATCTTAAGCATCTCCTTCAGTACCATTGTCCCCTTctgcaacaacaaacaaaaagtaaaagtcaaaaaacaacaacataggtaaaaaaaacaaaccctatTGTTACATGACAGCTGACTGCATGTCAATACTTTTTTCTTAGTAGACCCAGCTTATATAGCTATATGAGAAAActgttgtcatttaaaaatagtGGCACTCACCATGGCAAAGGACTGTGGAGACAACGGgccgtctgattggctggtgggtgctggaggaggagcaggaggggttGAGGTCTGATTGCTACCCTGGGAGATCTTGAGACTGGCCATTAAGTCCTCATAGTCAGTCGAAGCCTGAGTGTGTAGAAAGGCACCAGAAGTGAAGACACaagttaaccccccccccccccaaagaagATTAGAAACAAAAGACTTGTTGCAAACGTTTGAACTTCAGAGTCTTATGGACAGAAATAACAAAGTTTCGAGATTAAacatgtgtttgtgaatgtgtgttcacCTTATCGGTGGCGCTCCGTGACAGCAGAATGGAGTTGATGTCCTCGTTTTTCTTCAACAGTCTGATGCTACCAGCAGGGGCCTATGTGTATAATgaacacaaaccaacaaacactcTTAGACAACTCACAGCATACACACTttcataaatacatacagtatttgcagTATAGAGTGTGATTTCCTGGTCTTTCAGTTATAATACATATATCTGCTGAACCCTGTGTGTAGTGTGTACTTTAAGTCTTTTCAAAATCTCCAAAGACTGgaaattgtgttgtgtgtgtccagctgAAGCAGTCT from Antennarius striatus isolate MH-2024 chromosome 18, ASM4005453v1, whole genome shotgun sequence includes the following:
- the toe1 gene encoding target of EGR1 protein 1 isoform X1 — encoded protein: MATSLVVPVIDVQNDNFKDLWAAMVLAIKSSSFVALDTELSGLGNRKKLLAESIEDRYKAICSAARSRSILSLGIACYKKLDHKTADTYMVQVYNLTLLCSEEYIIEPQSVQFLVQHGFDFNKQYAQGIPYCKGNSKVGSDDRGVHIRVLFTELLRAKKPLVLHNGLIDIVFLYQSFYAHLPERLATFTADLSEMFPAGIYDTKYITEFELRLTASYLEYAYKKCKLDCSRRVTSGGTGPQLHVEFFQYSGHMSSYVDYRLCPAVAFLGGQADICQRFSAFGWCPNGAQCPLSHDTDLIVLQDEKRTGKKRKKRARDKATKGTSTSEDPPKNKLPHMDLDPEGVPDIQEMAESCLQRQLPMDTDGIAQQNQGEDTKADSEGMGVCEDDTELDKSTSSTKTDVTNTKTNCIENRAEDRGLGDNPVHPLKADYQKTKADSGTHRAGFDAFMTGYIFAYACTLEMEEVNSKEREQPSLLPSSLNKVYLSGKAAPLNVVKSTFSKSSKAHMQKMEMVWGERV
- the toe1 gene encoding target of EGR1 protein 1 isoform X2, with the protein product MVQVYNLTLLCSEEYIIEPQSVQFLVQHGFDFNKQYAQGIPYCKGNSKVGSDDRGVHIRVLFTELLRAKKPLVLHNGLIDIVFLYQSFYAHLPERLATFTADLSEMFPAGIYDTKYITEFELRLTASYLEYAYKKCKLDCSRRVTSGGTGPQLHVEFFQYSGHMSSYVDYRLCPAVAFLGGQADICQRFSAFGWCPNGAQCPLSHDTDLIVLQDEKRTGKKRKKRARDKATKGTSTSEDPPKNKLPHMDLDPEGVPDIQEMAESCLQRQLPMDTDGIAQQNQGEDTKADSEGMGVCEDDTELDKSTSSTKTDVTNTKTNCIENRAEDRGLGDNPVHPLKADYQKTKADSGTHRAGFDAFMTGYIFAYACTLEMEEVNSKEREQPSLLPSSLNKVYLSGKAAPLNVVKSTFSKSSKAHMQKMEMVWGERV